The Brachyhypopomus gauderio isolate BG-103 chromosome 1, BGAUD_0.2, whole genome shotgun sequence genome includes a window with the following:
- the LOC143522720 gene encoding 5,6-dihydroxyindole-2-carboxylic acid oxidase-like, whose product MWTYGMLMLSWVAAVHSQFPRECTTPEVIRSGQCCPSPFGQLNNPCGVNTGRGQCVPVRVDLRPHGPQYPHDGRDDRERWPFKFFNRTCQCNSNFSGFNCGRCRHGFTGLTCDQRVPVVRKNVMKMDPAEKRAFVNALHQAKRTVHPDLVIATRRYEELFGPDGNTTQFEDITIYNYFVWSHYYSVSKTFLGVGQPSFGGVDFSHEGPGFLTWHRYHLLQLERDMQDMLQDPRFALPYWDFAVGGNQCDICTDDLMGARSSFDENAISSNSIFSQWRVICESVEEYDTLGTICNSTEIGPIRRNPAGNVARPMVQKLPEPADIKACLDVKEFDTPPFYSTSSESFRNTIEGYSAPEGTYDPIVRSLHNLAHLFLNGTGGTTHLSPNDPIFVLLHTFTDAIFDEWLRRHPESAVYPLENAPIGHNRDHNMVPFWPPITNAEMFVTAPENLGYSYEADWPARPVTLTEIITIAVVAALIVVAIVFSVTTCIVRSRSSKVEGRQPLLGDQYQRYDDHDSRHDKTQSVV is encoded by the exons ATGTGGACGTACGGGATGTTGATGCTGTCGTGGGTCGCTGCTGTTCATTCCCAGTTTCCAAGGGAGTGCACCACTCCGGAGGTCATTCGGAGCGGTCAGTGCTGTCCGTCTCCGTTTGGACAGCTGAATAATCCGTGCGGGGTGAACACGGGACGGGGACAGTGCGTGCCGGTTCGGGTGGACCTGCGCCCTCACGGACCTCAGTACCCCCACGACGGCCGAGACGACCGCGAGCGTTGGCCTTTCAAGTTTTTCAATCGCACTTGCCAATGCAACAGCAACTTTTCGGGCTTTAACTGCGGGAGGTGTCGCCACGGGTTTACAGGGCTGACCTGCGATCAGCGTGTCCCTGTGG TGAGGAAGAATGTGATGAAGATGGACCCGGCCGAGAAGCGCGCCTTCGTGAACGCGCTCCACCAGGCCAAGCGCACCGTGCACCCCGACCTGGTCATCGCCACGCGCCGCTATGAGGAGCTGTTTGGACCCGACGGAAACACCACGCAGTTCGAGGACATCACAATCTACAACTACTTCGTGTGGTCGCACTACTACTCGGTTAGTAAGACCTTCCTCGGCGTCGGACAACCGAGCTTTGGAGGAGTGGACTTCTCTCACGAGGGACCCGGGTTCCTGACGTGGCATCGGTACCACCTACTGCAACTTGAACGTGATATGCAG GACATGTTGCAGGACCCGAGGTTTGCCCTGCCGTACTGGGACTTTGCCGTAGGAGGAAACCAGTGTGACATCTGCACAGACGACCTGATGGGCGCACGCAGCAGCTTTGACGAGAACGCGATCAGCTCCAACTCCATCTTCTCACAGTGGCGAGTGATCTGTGAGAGCGTGGAGGAGTACGACACCCTGGGTACCATCTGTAACA gtACTGAAATCGGACCTATCAGGAGGAACCCAGCGGGTAACGTGGCACGACCCATGGTCCAGAAACTCCCCGAGCCTGCGGACATTAAGGCCTGCCTGGACGTCAAAGAATTTGACACACCCCCATTCTACTCCACCTCCTCCGAGAGCTTCAGAAACACCATTGAgg GTTACAGTGCCCCTGAGGGTACGTATGACCCCATAGTGCGTAGTCTACACAACCTGGCACATCTGTTCTTGAACGGGACGGGCGGAACCACGCACCTGTCCCCCAACGACCCCATCTTTGTCCTGCTGCACACCTTCACCGACGCCATCTTTGACGAGTGGCTCCGCAGACACCCAG aatcAGCCGTGTATCCACTAGAGAATGCTCCTATCGGCCATAACCGAGATCACAACATGGTCCCCTTCTGGCCTCCCATCACCAACGCGGAGATGTTCGTCACAGCACCAGAGAACCTCGGCTACTCTTACGAGGCCGACTGGCCAG CACGCCCCGTCACTCTCACTGAAATCATCACAATTGCTGTGGTGGCAGCCCTCATCGTCGTGGCGATCGTCTTCTCCGTCACCACGTGCATCGTCCGCTCTAGGTCCTCAAAGGTGGAGGGAAGACAGCCGTTGCTCGGAGACCAGTACCAGCGCTATGACGATCACGACAGCAGACATGACAAGACCCAGTCTGTGGTTTAA